One window from the genome of Elaeis guineensis isolate ETL-2024a chromosome 5, EG11, whole genome shotgun sequence encodes:
- the LOC105044735 gene encoding probable xylan O-acetyltransferase 10: MKLLSSISNRRPSSSLCLAALSFIFFTTILKLSFIKYLVIGPITREQAKIPQEGDREELAGEKNTAGIPFAVGRMEGCDVFSGRWVYDEASRPLYTERQCHSIDPMTNCQAYGRPDTAYLHWRWQPHGCSLPSFNATFLLERLRGKRMLFVGDSLTRGQFHSMKCLLRDFIPSNTKSKKRFTVPDYNLTIRFHWAPFLVTSNCDHPRLHRMPDRIIHEYPGTIEKHAERWKNVDVMVFNTYAWWKPGEKMKIVRGNQDKTYTELMETEDAYQLVLKRMVSWLEKNMDPNKTRIFFTTMSSAHYRSTEWGGKLGGSCYGETTPIFDPTYWSSASSKRIMQVVREVFGSSKVPITILNITQLSAYRKDAHTSIYKKQPYNLTQEQQANPISYADCNHWCLPGVQDTWNELFYTELFFPQQHAWIYLK, encoded by the exons ATGAAGCTCCTCTCCTCCATCTCCAATAGGCGGCCCTCCTCCTCCCTCTGCCTCGCTGCCCTATCCTTCATCTTCTTCACCACCATCCTCAAGCTTTCATTTATAAAATACCTAGTGATCGGCCCCATCACCAGGGAACAAGCCAAAATTCCCCAAGAAGGAGACCGGGAAGAATTGGCAGGTGAGAAGAATACTGCTGGCATCCCGTTTGCTGTTGGAAGGATGGAGGGGTGCGACGTGTTCAGCGGCAGATGGGTCTACGACGAGGCGTCGAGGCCTCTCTACACCGAGAGACAATGCCATTCCATCGACCCCATGACCAACTGCCAAGCTTATGGAAGGCCTGACACCGCATATTTGCATTGGAGATGGCAGCCTCATGGGTGTTCCCTGCCGAG CTTCAATGCCACATTTTTGCTCGAAAGACTTCGAGGGAAAAGAATGCTCTTTGTAGGAGATTCATTGACTAGAGGTCAATTCCACTCCATGAAATGTCTCCTACGTGATTTCATTCCCTCAAACACCAAATCCAAGAAACGCTTCACTGTTCCG GATTACAACCTCACCATTAGGTTCCACTGGGCTCCGTTTCTCGTCACCTCAAACTGCGACCATCCCAGGCTACACCGGATGCCGGATAGAATAATTCACGAGTATCCTGGAACCATTGAGAAGCATGCTGAGCGTTGGAAGAACGTTGATGTTATGGTCTTCAACACATATGCGTGGTGGAAACCGGGGGAAAAGATGAAAATTGT ACGAGGGAATCAGGATAAGACGTACACGGAGTTGATGGAAACAGAGGACGCATACCAGCTGGTGTTGAAGAGGATGGTGAGCTGGTTGGAGAAGAACATGGATCCCAACAAGACCAGGATCTTCTTCACAACCATGTCATCTGCTCATTATAG GAGTACCGAGTGGGGAGGTAAGCTGGGTGGTAGTTGCTATGGTGAAACAACTCCAATATTTGATCCAACATATTGGAGCTCCGCGTCTAGCAAAAGAATAATGCAGGTGGTTAGAGAAGTATTTGGCAGTTCGAAGGTACCCATCACTATTCTCAACATCACCCAGCTCTCAGCATATCGGAAGGATGCACACACCTCGATCTATAAGAAGCAGCCATATAATTTAACACAAGAGCAACAGGCAAACCCTATAAGCTACGCTGACTGCAACCATTGGTGTTTGCCTGGTGTTCAAGATACTTGGAACGAGCTCTTCTATACCGAGCTCTTCTTTCCTCAGCAACATGCTTGGATTTATTTAAAATGA